Proteins encoded within one genomic window of Halocatena marina:
- a CDS encoding gas vesicle protein K codes for MTQIDIDGESARDGLMTLVMTVVELLVEVMEQEAIRRMESGDLTDEEIERVGAQFAALEAEIEAIKEDEQIDEPVDQLRERLDNLVSDAVMTMDEPPQQGYSYNPIEDD; via the coding sequence ATGACACAGATTGATATCGATGGTGAGAGCGCACGCGATGGGTTGATGACTCTCGTGATGACGGTCGTTGAACTGTTGGTCGAAGTCATGGAACAAGAGGCGATCCGCCGTATGGAATCTGGGGATCTCACCGATGAAGAGATTGAGCGGGTTGGAGCTCAATTCGCAGCGCTCGAAGCCGAAATAGAAGCGATCAAAGAAGACGAGCAGATCGATGAACCGGTCGATCAGCTCCGTGAACGACTCGATAATCTCGTTTCGGATGCTGTAATGACCATGGACGAACCTCCCCAACAGGGATACAGTTACAACCCAATCGAAGATGACTGA
- the gvpL gene encoding gas vesicle protein GvpL, which yields MTEPSFETGRYLYCVVQLPETESVEFSTVGVDDEQAYLLTAGTIGIVVHDCDTLYDSSNIDLVRKWLLAHQNVIDTAGEQFGTPVPFQFDTILRGDDERVRTWLESERNTFASHLDAMAGCWEYRIDVLRDEAIVEEELSDDEQLVEIDDRIAESASGTSHLLEKKYEQRLKTLKQEQRTDRTAGLTEQLSTIVHDLQDLGQKQTTLNTDADIDEALIREARLAILAHEERQDEIGDLLDDVAAEPGVEIRFTGPWPPYTFTPTIENDSSEN from the coding sequence ATGACTGAGCCTTCGTTCGAGACCGGTCGGTATCTCTACTGTGTCGTACAGCTTCCTGAGACAGAGTCAGTCGAGTTCTCAACGGTTGGCGTCGATGACGAGCAGGCGTATTTACTGACAGCAGGGACGATCGGCATCGTCGTTCACGACTGTGATACACTCTATGACTCATCGAATATCGATCTGGTGAGGAAATGGCTGTTAGCCCATCAGAACGTTATTGACACTGCAGGGGAGCAATTCGGCACGCCCGTACCGTTTCAGTTCGACACGATCCTTCGAGGTGACGATGAGCGCGTCCGAACGTGGCTCGAAAGCGAACGAAACACGTTCGCATCCCACCTCGACGCGATGGCGGGATGTTGGGAATACCGCATCGACGTTCTCCGTGATGAAGCCATCGTAGAAGAAGAATTGAGCGATGACGAGCAGTTAGTCGAAATCGATGACCGTATCGCTGAGTCTGCGTCGGGCACGAGTCATCTCCTCGAGAAAAAGTATGAGCAGCGACTCAAGACGTTGAAACAAGAGCAACGTACCGATCGAACAGCCGGTCTTACAGAGCAGCTCAGTACAATCGTGCACGATTTGCAGGATCTCGGTCAAAAACAGACGACGCTCAATACAGATGCCGATATCGACGAAGCGCTGATCAGAGAAGCACGACTTGCGATCCTCGCTCACGAAGAGCGACAAGATGAGATTGGTGATTTGCTCGATGACGTCGCAGCTGAACCGGGCGTCGAAATACGCTTCACCGGTCCATGGCCTCCATATACGTTCACACCAACCATCGAGAATGACAGCTCTGAAAATTAA
- the gvpM gene encoding gas vesicle protein GvpM, translating to MEPKRSEDGIVDLVDVILRDGAVIQADVIITVADVPLVGLKLRAALAGMDTMTDYGLFEAWDTRQRDRHRERQESSNIEQ from the coding sequence ATGGAACCTAAACGATCCGAGGATGGAATCGTCGATCTCGTCGACGTCATTCTCCGAGACGGAGCGGTTATTCAAGCTGATGTCATCATCACTGTTGCTGACGTCCCACTCGTTGGACTCAAGCTCCGGGCAGCACTTGCTGGCATGGATACCATGACGGACTATGGGTTGTTTGAGGCGTGGGATACGCGCCAGCGTGATCGACACCGGGAGCGACAGGAATCATCCAACATTGAGCAGTAA
- a CDS encoding DUF2071 domain-containing protein, which yields MEKYTQRTRSLQERLGRVYHQPIDVESWTNKRVTVNYRVPLEQLERLLPSCVTPEEIRDTGDGMLSMCACDFSVTKLGPVPVPRIHTNEMLCRISVTVTKDGQRRRAYYTLRSDTSSRVLGLCGGYFSHFRKATSSFDRLDDGETYELRCQANDSLCDAELTASIDTVNNEPPESTVFQDVEEATDFVLELDGSCGYNFARNQLSFQDIDYPNWDVSFCHEFSLDSSLIDYLVESYDIDLTLDCALYMGDVDQTWKRAWLYDPAKTVTGSRGNSPVPAAD from the coding sequence GTGGAAAAATATACGCAACGCACCCGGTCGCTGCAAGAGCGTCTCGGGCGGGTGTATCACCAACCGATCGACGTTGAATCGTGGACCAACAAGCGGGTCACGGTGAACTATCGAGTGCCACTAGAACAGCTTGAGCGACTCCTCCCCTCGTGTGTGACTCCTGAGGAAATTCGTGACACAGGCGATGGAATGCTCAGTATGTGTGCGTGTGATTTTTCGGTGACGAAGCTTGGACCCGTTCCCGTACCACGAATTCACACGAACGAGATGCTCTGTCGTATCAGCGTTACAGTTACGAAGGACGGACAGCGACGCCGGGCCTATTACACGCTCCGCTCGGACACCTCTTCTCGCGTACTAGGTCTGTGTGGAGGCTACTTCTCACACTTCCGCAAAGCGACTTCATCGTTTGATCGGCTCGACGACGGTGAGACGTACGAACTTCGCTGTCAAGCCAATGACTCGCTGTGTGACGCGGAACTTACTGCGTCGATAGACACCGTGAACAACGAACCACCGGAGTCGACAGTCTTTCAGGATGTCGAGGAAGCGACGGACTTTGTGCTCGAACTCGATGGGAGCTGTGGCTATAATTTTGCCCGCAATCAACTTTCGTTCCAAGACATTGACTACCCAAACTGGGATGTTTCGTTCTGTCATGAGTTCTCGCTTGACTCATCGCTTATCGACTATCTCGTCGAGTCCTATGACATAGACCTGACTCTGGACTGCGCGCTCTACATGGGAGACGTCGATCAGACCTGGAAACGCGCCTGGCTGTATGATCCTGCCAAGACGGTCACAGGATCACGTGGAAACTCTCCAGTTCCCGCAGCTGACTGA
- a CDS encoding oligosaccharide flippase family protein, which yields MNRNLVTAFGAIASSRLAIVLISVAFAPLLVRLLGFESYGAYAAVIALFDLLMIPVSSGVISGCRKYIAEDRDTAEWHSYIFAYYFRRAALLALIAMISLVAAVETGLVGHIYPHAYTPYFVLLAGLVIAAQFREYTRRALMGLKLEHIGEPLNVVYRGVFACLALALAALGFGVAGVLVAQIVASLLGVVLALIILTRHLSLTHLLKRIPDSYPTTAMRSFNYQSVVYIFLLASLYKVDQVLLGTFASGDQVGYYRAALVLVQFLWFVPRSLQSLLLQSTSDLWANGRTDVIEALATRAARYVLLLTMLLALGLGALAPVFVPLYYGTAATPAIQVLWILLPGTVGVAVTRPLLTITHANGDMTVLIAATGAAAVINLVGNMVLIPPFGPSGAAIATTLGYGALPLFQVWGARSVGYRPFKNARLLQIGITTLFSGIGIVGLAVILGTTTFETLGSPVVWGLHRTPLALVVVPPVGFLLYSGLAIATGAITVGELHEILDRVPRPLGSPIRSFLP from the coding sequence GTGAATCGAAATCTGGTCACGGCGTTCGGGGCAATCGCCAGCTCACGTCTCGCTATCGTACTCATTTCGGTGGCATTTGCACCGCTCCTCGTACGGCTTCTCGGATTCGAGAGTTATGGCGCGTACGCCGCAGTGATCGCGCTGTTTGACCTCTTAATGATTCCCGTCAGCTCGGGCGTTATCAGTGGCTGTCGCAAGTATATCGCCGAAGATCGCGACACAGCCGAGTGGCATAGTTATATTTTCGCCTACTACTTTCGGCGTGCAGCCCTGTTGGCGCTCATCGCGATGATTTCTCTCGTTGCTGCCGTCGAGACAGGGCTTGTCGGTCATATTTACCCGCACGCGTATACCCCCTATTTCGTTCTGCTGGCTGGGTTGGTTATCGCAGCCCAGTTTCGTGAGTATACGCGACGCGCGCTGATGGGGCTCAAACTTGAGCACATTGGCGAGCCGCTGAATGTCGTGTATCGAGGTGTGTTTGCGTGTCTCGCGCTTGCGCTCGCGGCACTTGGTTTTGGCGTCGCCGGTGTACTCGTCGCCCAGATCGTCGCCAGCCTACTCGGAGTTGTCCTCGCACTTATCATCCTCACACGACATCTTTCTCTGACGCATCTACTCAAACGGATTCCAGACTCCTACCCAACAACGGCGATGCGCTCGTTCAACTATCAGTCGGTCGTTTACATCTTCTTATTAGCATCTTTGTACAAAGTTGATCAGGTCCTGCTTGGGACCTTCGCTAGCGGCGATCAAGTGGGATACTATCGGGCAGCGCTGGTGCTCGTCCAGTTTCTGTGGTTCGTTCCTCGCTCACTGCAGTCGTTGCTTCTCCAATCAACGTCTGACCTCTGGGCCAACGGACGGACTGACGTCATTGAGGCGTTGGCGACGCGCGCTGCTCGCTATGTGCTCTTACTGACGATGCTCTTAGCGCTCGGATTAGGAGCGCTTGCGCCCGTCTTCGTCCCGTTGTACTACGGGACCGCTGCGACTCCAGCGATTCAGGTGCTGTGGATCCTCCTGCCGGGCACAGTTGGGGTCGCCGTCACACGGCCGCTGCTGACGATCACGCACGCGAACGGTGATATGACCGTGCTCATTGCGGCGACGGGAGCAGCTGCTGTCATCAATCTCGTGGGCAATATGGTGCTGATCCCGCCGTTCGGACCAAGCGGGGCGGCGATAGCCACCACGCTCGGATACGGAGCACTTCCTCTGTTTCAAGTATGGGGTGCGCGCTCAGTTGGCTATCGGCCCTTCAAGAACGCACGACTGCTCCAGATCGGGATCACAACCTTGTTTAGTGGTATTGGAATTGTGGGTTTGGCAGTTATACTCGGTACAACGACCTTTGAGACTCTCGGCAGCCCCGTTGTGTGGGGGCTTCACCGTACGCCGCTCGCGCTCGTGGTTGTCCCTCCTGTTGGGTTCCTCCTTTACTCCGGGCTCGCCATCGCAACAGGGGCGATCACCGTCGGAGAGTTGCACGAGATCCTCGACCGTGTGCCCAGACCACTTGGATCACCGATTCGGTCGTTCCTCCCGTGA
- a CDS encoding MFS transporter: MSRWFGGEEPSVRYVVGSLIAGVFFGGLGGGVAFPTLPTLGPLLGISPVAVGVILSINRFTRLLINTPAGQVLDTIGTRRPMICGFVVQGLVPFGYILGLHPELVPFDSTTIFLMSRACWGIGSAFVFVGAFSTITHVTTPENRGKWVGYMRGGQSLGFPAGLVVGGLITDAFGYSAAFLVAGCAGLLAAFVAVLVLPDMNADVNTTSSLRDIPAFVRADIRIFSVGIVNFTVRFLFAGVLLSTVVLYAQENGITIGVLSGIGVSGVVMAVCVLGSSITTLLVGRYSDQLSNRAALTIPALGVLASGFALLALVPSLVATLIGVVLIGIGVGGSNPPLLAYLGDISPADDVGKLGGVYNVFGDLGSTLGPLVALPLVTIVGVRIEYLACGGLVILVSILVARTLYGERATVPQSVVRADDD, translated from the coding sequence ATGAGCCGGTGGTTCGGCGGTGAGGAGCCAAGCGTTCGGTATGTCGTCGGGAGCCTGATCGCCGGCGTCTTTTTCGGCGGACTCGGCGGCGGGGTCGCTTTTCCAACACTGCCGACGCTCGGTCCCCTGCTCGGTATCTCTCCGGTTGCAGTCGGAGTTATCCTCTCAATTAACCGATTTACTCGATTGCTGATAAATACACCAGCAGGACAAGTACTCGATACGATTGGGACGCGACGACCAATGATCTGTGGATTCGTCGTTCAAGGACTGGTCCCCTTTGGATACATATTGGGATTACACCCAGAACTCGTTCCGTTCGATAGTACAACGATCTTCTTGATGTCTCGTGCTTGCTGGGGGATCGGATCAGCGTTCGTGTTCGTGGGTGCGTTTAGTACGATTACACACGTGACGACCCCTGAAAACCGCGGAAAATGGGTGGGTTACATGCGAGGTGGTCAGAGCCTCGGCTTTCCAGCAGGGCTCGTTGTCGGCGGACTCATAACAGATGCATTCGGGTACTCGGCTGCGTTTCTGGTGGCAGGCTGTGCCGGCCTGCTCGCCGCGTTTGTCGCCGTATTGGTTCTTCCAGACATGAACGCCGACGTCAACACAACGAGTTCACTGCGCGACATTCCGGCGTTCGTACGGGCAGATATCCGCATCTTCAGCGTCGGAATCGTCAATTTCACCGTTCGATTTCTCTTTGCGGGTGTACTGCTTTCGACAGTGGTGCTGTACGCACAAGAGAACGGGATTACGATCGGGGTGCTCTCTGGGATCGGCGTAAGCGGTGTCGTGATGGCTGTTTGTGTCCTCGGATCGAGTATCACAACGCTGCTTGTCGGACGGTACTCTGATCAACTTTCGAACCGTGCAGCATTGACGATTCCCGCACTGGGCGTCCTTGCGAGCGGATTTGCCCTGTTAGCACTCGTTCCATCGCTTGTGGCCACGCTTATCGGTGTCGTACTCATCGGAATCGGTGTTGGGGGTTCGAATCCGCCGTTACTCGCGTACCTCGGTGACATCAGTCCGGCAGACGATGTCGGAAAACTCGGGGGTGTCTACAACGTCTTCGGTGACTTAGGATCGACGCTCGGGCCGCTCGTCGCACTCCCGTTGGTCACGATCGTCGGGGTTCGAATCGAATATCTAGCTTGTGGAGGATTGGTAATCCTCGTCAGCATTCTTGTTGCTCGAACGCTCTACGGCGAGCGTGCAACCGTTCCACAGTCTGTGGTTCGAGCGGACGATGACTGA
- a CDS encoding TetR/AcrR family transcriptional regulator: MPSSDESDSSVDTREAIMEATFRALSKHGYSDLRMRDIGEELDMSRTLIHYHYDGKHDLISAFLEYIVDKYEGNVEVTEETDPWSELDRRIDQCLFGTELDDEFGHWERMRVYHDLFSQAQHNELYQEILSEHYERLRESIIQVLERGIEEEVFHKVDAEEMSQLITDIIHVARERRISLGRESAPKQARSAIDDYILSSLVKPEFVISSIKQSSNDGN; encoded by the coding sequence ATGCCATCTTCGGACGAGTCGGACTCTTCTGTGGATACCCGCGAAGCAATCATGGAAGCTACGTTTCGCGCTCTTAGTAAACACGGCTACTCCGATCTTCGTATGCGTGACATCGGTGAAGAACTCGATATGAGTCGGACACTCATCCACTACCACTACGACGGAAAACACGATCTCATCTCCGCATTCTTAGAGTATATTGTTGATAAGTACGAAGGAAACGTCGAAGTCACAGAAGAGACCGATCCGTGGTCGGAACTTGACCGCCGGATCGACCAGTGCTTGTTCGGAACTGAACTCGACGATGAGTTCGGTCATTGGGAGCGCATGCGTGTCTACCACGATCTCTTCTCGCAGGCACAGCACAACGAACTCTATCAGGAAATTCTCTCTGAACACTACGAGCGACTCCGAGAGAGCATCATACAGGTTTTAGAACGAGGAATTGAGGAGGAAGTGTTTCACAAAGTGGATGCCGAGGAGATGTCCCAACTCATCACAGACATCATCCATGTCGCTCGTGAACGTCGGATTTCCTTGGGACGGGAGAGTGCTCCAAAGCAAGCACGGAGTGCTATAGACGATTATATCCTCTCCTCGCTGGTCAAGCCCGAGTTCGTTATCTCGTCGATAAAGCAATCAAGTAACGATGGGAACTGA
- a CDS encoding VOC family protein, protein MSISWEINRLHHITAFASDPQENLDFFRNVLGMRFIKRTVRFDIPEKIFHLYYGDEVGTTSSIVTFFPIEDMPKGKVGKGQISGCGLVIPAKSVDYWENRFEEHKIEYTTTERDFLTISLCFRTPIER, encoded by the coding sequence GTGTCGATATCATGGGAGATCAACAGGCTACACCACATAACGGCGTTCGCGAGCGATCCACAAGAGAACCTTGACTTTTTCCGGAACGTACTCGGAATGCGATTTATTAAACGGACGGTTCGATTCGATATTCCCGAGAAGATTTTTCATCTCTACTACGGGGACGAGGTCGGAACCACCAGTTCGATTGTCACGTTCTTTCCCATCGAAGATATGCCCAAAGGGAAGGTTGGTAAAGGCCAGATCAGTGGGTGTGGACTAGTCATCCCAGCGAAGTCAGTCGACTATTGGGAGAACCGATTCGAAGAGCACAAAATCGAGTATACGACGACAGAGCGGGACTTTCTGACGATCAGCTTGTGCTTTCGCACGCCGATCGAAAGGTAG
- a CDS encoding polysaccharide deacetylase family protein, translated as MQNQTTRRMFLAAVGATGAVSLAGCSSIPGNGGGGSEPKQPSNTTGSEKPSTTEPGGDSTATEKGGKDTSSNRGSVVDDFEGDVDSRWGINNGKYKVTKKDAFQGSQSLVLEPKKNAKKPVAKIFKSFYPKALDLSKHDLSLAVKVNKPKDIKVSAEVIAPAESSMLTATRYIPLELDGWVRFDLGYTAITGNPTMDKVSQVNLQIGPLSKGQDFQILIDDLRKYPKPKKGKVMFQFDDGHITTYKKAYPILKKKGWPGSVGIIPDAINGDKRMTDQMMQEMGKSGWDMMAHASELLPKLPESKQRQILQQANQYLNLKGFKKGARHFVAPYNRVNQTTLDLIDELFETGYLFGACPNNAQHPSNPSFISRVEGPSVRGARRAINVAEKTNQLVVIAYHAIGNGNNATSEKAFKRIVNHVEKKNVDVITPSQLVDGKNW; from the coding sequence ATGCAGAATCAAACGACCCGTCGAATGTTTCTCGCAGCGGTCGGTGCCACCGGGGCAGTATCACTTGCCGGATGTTCGAGTATTCCCGGCAACGGCGGCGGCGGTAGTGAGCCAAAACAGCCCTCAAATACGACCGGGAGTGAGAAACCCAGCACCACCGAGCCAGGGGGCGACAGCACCGCAACAGAGAAGGGGGGGAAGGATACATCATCAAATCGTGGATCAGTGGTCGACGACTTCGAGGGCGATGTCGACTCACGCTGGGGAATCAATAATGGCAAATACAAAGTAACAAAGAAGGACGCGTTTCAGGGCAGCCAGTCGCTCGTTCTGGAACCGAAGAAGAACGCAAAAAAGCCAGTCGCCAAGATCTTCAAGTCGTTTTATCCGAAGGCACTCGATCTCAGCAAACACGATCTATCGCTCGCGGTGAAGGTGAACAAGCCAAAGGATATCAAGGTATCTGCAGAAGTCATCGCGCCCGCTGAGAGCTCCATGCTCACGGCGACCCGATATATCCCGTTGGAGTTAGACGGTTGGGTGCGGTTCGATCTCGGGTACACCGCCATAACAGGCAACCCCACCATGGACAAGGTCTCTCAAGTGAACCTCCAGATCGGACCGTTATCAAAGGGACAAGACTTTCAAATACTGATTGATGATCTCCGAAAATATCCAAAACCAAAGAAAGGAAAGGTGATGTTCCAGTTCGACGATGGACACATCACGACCTACAAAAAGGCATATCCGATTCTAAAAAAGAAGGGCTGGCCCGGCTCGGTCGGAATTATTCCCGATGCAATCAATGGAGATAAACGGATGACTGACCAGATGATGCAAGAGATGGGCAAGTCAGGATGGGATATGATGGCACATGCCAGTGAGCTGCTTCCAAAGCTTCCAGAGTCAAAACAACGGCAAATCCTCCAGCAAGCCAATCAGTATCTCAATCTGAAGGGCTTCAAAAAGGGTGCGCGCCATTTTGTGGCCCCATACAATCGAGTGAACCAAACGACGCTTGATCTGATCGATGAGCTCTTCGAGACAGGCTATCTGTTTGGCGCCTGTCCCAACAATGCACAGCACCCGAGCAACCCGAGTTTCATCTCTCGGGTGGAAGGGCCCTCTGTCCGGGGTGCCCGCCGGGCGATCAACGTCGCCGAGAAGACCAATCAGTTGGTCGTTATTGCATACCACGCAATCGGGAACGGTAACAATGCCACGTCAGAGAAGGCATTCAAACGGATCGTCAACCACGTCGAGAAGAAGAACGTGGACGTTATCACACCCTCGCAACTCGTTGATGGAAAAAACTGGTAG
- a CDS encoding PadR family transcriptional regulator, protein MSTLQSDTNELSIVSELSAFQRQILAILAEEARYGLAIKSELEAYYGSEVNHGRLYPNLDELVELGLVEKSELDKRTNEYALTEAGHDAILTQLSWIFSRFVTDEDRAAEIRGLVDGVQ, encoded by the coding sequence CTGTCGACGCTACAGTCAGATACAAACGAATTGAGCATCGTATCCGAATTGTCCGCTTTCCAGCGCCAGATTCTCGCTATCCTCGCAGAGGAGGCTCGCTACGGACTCGCGATCAAGAGCGAACTAGAAGCGTACTATGGTTCTGAGGTCAATCACGGCCGGCTCTACCCGAACCTCGATGAACTCGTCGAACTGGGTCTCGTCGAGAAAAGCGAACTCGATAAGCGAACCAACGAGTACGCGCTCACCGAGGCCGGCCACGACGCTATCTTGACTCAACTGTCGTGGATCTTCTCGCGCTTTGTCACCGATGAAGACCGCGCAGCGGAGATAAGAGGCCTCGTCGACGGCGTCCAGTAG
- a CDS encoding polysaccharide deacetylase family protein, with translation MLRRKFVGSIIAAVGISGCLEWGNAPRNTEQSEATDWNSTKRTPHSPTETSVPTSPNRIDSEPTSTSTPADQSDSEINPVPPYQGQFIDSGRKLDNFEDVSHWSGDIRQDTDRSFSGSQSLQLHSTSGEATAIADYSDDPLDLREADLSFACYQDLPDGQPSMFVDLFAPDADNRLQFKWVYHGYKDLGWQRVDIAPFETVGNPDLSAVEKVRITLNASKIRVWIDDFRAHPAPDAGKIILRFDDAHEHHYTDYFPLLSEYGYPGIEAVVLNSVGQRDRLSVAQMQEMQSDGWEMLSHTVGHDDVTKLSEVELRKNQETMKEWLTENGFERSSAYFVYPFNHYDGKSLSVLNDYVDLGFAGGGLGNVAVTNPLTIASVDAEESTARPLEAIDRAAKHRQLLVLMFHTIDTGQLKKILDHIRDKGDRLDVINASQLQEEFSRLHSQ, from the coding sequence ATGTTACGGAGAAAATTTGTCGGAAGTATTATTGCTGCCGTTGGCATCTCAGGATGCTTGGAATGGGGCAACGCTCCTCGCAACACTGAGCAATCGGAAGCTACGGATTGGAACAGTACGAAACGAACGCCGCATAGCCCGACAGAGACGTCGGTTCCGACCTCTCCGAACCGGATTGACTCAGAACCGACTTCAACTTCGACCCCCGCGGATCAGAGCGATTCAGAAATAAATCCGGTCCCACCTTATCAGGGACAGTTCATCGACAGCGGCCGCAAACTGGACAACTTTGAGGACGTATCGCATTGGAGCGGTGATATCAGGCAAGACACCGACCGCTCCTTCAGCGGATCGCAGTCACTCCAGCTTCACTCGACGTCTGGCGAGGCAACAGCGATCGCTGATTATTCTGACGATCCGCTGGATCTTCGGGAAGCTGATCTCTCGTTCGCCTGCTATCAAGACCTTCCCGACGGACAGCCGTCGATGTTCGTCGACCTCTTTGCGCCCGATGCTGACAACCGTCTACAGTTCAAGTGGGTGTACCATGGGTACAAGGATCTCGGGTGGCAACGAGTCGATATCGCCCCGTTCGAAACAGTTGGGAACCCAGATCTGTCTGCGGTCGAAAAAGTGCGGATCACCCTAAACGCATCCAAGATTCGAGTGTGGATCGACGACTTCCGGGCGCATCCCGCGCCGGACGCAGGAAAGATCATCCTCCGGTTCGACGATGCACACGAACATCATTACACCGACTACTTTCCGCTGCTTTCAGAATACGGATATCCAGGGATCGAAGCCGTTGTTCTGAACAGCGTTGGACAACGTGACCGACTGTCGGTAGCACAGATGCAAGAGATGCAGTCGGACGGTTGGGAAATGCTCAGTCACACAGTAGGGCACGATGATGTAACTAAGCTTTCAGAGGTCGAACTCCGAAAAAATCAGGAGACAATGAAGGAATGGCTGACCGAGAACGGCTTTGAACGCTCATCAGCGTATTTCGTCTATCCGTTTAACCACTATGATGGCAAATCGCTCTCCGTACTCAACGACTATGTCGATCTCGGTTTCGCTGGCGGTGGTTTAGGGAACGTCGCGGTGACGAATCCACTGACGATCGCCTCAGTGGACGCAGAAGAGTCTACTGCCAGACCGCTCGAAGCTATCGATCGAGCGGCGAAACACCGCCAGCTGCTCGTTCTGATGTTCCACACGATCGACACTGGTCAGCTAAAAAAGATCCTCGATCACATACGAGACAAGGGAGACCGACTGGACGTGATCAACGCCTCGCAGCTACAGGAGGAGTTCTCTCGCCTCCATTCCCAATAG
- a CDS encoding metal-dependent hydrolase: MKRRGHQGVVLLAVAGIIYAFGLSRPLLSTVAIVGIWWLEPLPDKDHRIGWLAHRKTSHSLVAVGLSGVFFGGLGWLIGRYAVEPIVATLFAEPVSAGDGVLSWWTARFVALDAPTLAVAGMWIGIWAIVIHLLGDVITKGGLQPLLPFSRWKLRFSPLAYDNRVANNGLFVLGALAVVASLASIFGLL; this comes from the coding sequence ATGAAACGCCGCGGCCATCAGGGGGTTGTTCTCTTGGCAGTAGCCGGAATCATCTACGCCTTTGGTCTTTCCCGGCCGCTTCTATCGACCGTAGCAATCGTTGGGATCTGGTGGCTCGAACCGTTACCAGACAAAGACCATCGTATCGGTTGGCTTGCGCACCGTAAGACGAGCCATTCTCTCGTGGCAGTTGGATTATCGGGGGTGTTCTTCGGCGGGTTGGGATGGCTGATCGGCCGGTACGCTGTCGAGCCGATAGTTGCGACCTTGTTTGCAGAGCCAGTCAGTGCTGGGGACGGAGTGCTATCGTGGTGGACTGCCCGCTTTGTAGCCCTCGATGCTCCGACACTCGCTGTGGCAGGCATGTGGATTGGGATTTGGGCGATCGTGATCCACCTCCTTGGCGATGTGATCACAAAGGGAGGTCTCCAGCCTCTCTTGCCGTTTTCGCGGTGGAAACTCCGTTTTTCTCCACTTGCATACGACAACAGAGTGGCAAACAATGGACTGTTTGTTCTCGGTGCTCTTGCGGTTGTAGCGTCTCTCGCGTCTATTTTCGGCCTGCTTTGA
- a CDS encoding oxaloacetate decarboxylase has protein sequence MVLRDLIEQPKLLLAIGAWDALTASLANQAGAEAIYLSGSCVASSVTAGPDIGLITMTELVRRARQTSRVIDIPLIADADTGYGNEINVRRTVDEYERAGVDAIQIEDQLFPKKCGHFERKQLIPASDFAVKVEAAVDVRESDSFLVIARTDAIATDGIEAAIRRAKLYKRAGADVLFIEAPTQREEMERITEEVPGPLLVNMAAKGKTPQMSAESLEQIGYDMAIYPTDAFMSALKTIRETYETLLKTGSQERIVDGMVEWETRNRITELNDITALEDHYSESADRYAEIYDSL, from the coding sequence ATGGTACTACGTGACTTGATCGAACAACCGAAGTTGTTGCTGGCGATCGGTGCGTGGGATGCACTCACAGCGAGTCTAGCGAATCAGGCTGGGGCAGAAGCGATCTATCTCTCTGGTTCGTGCGTCGCCTCGTCGGTGACCGCCGGTCCAGATATCGGACTGATCACGATGACTGAACTGGTACGGCGCGCACGGCAGACCTCGAGAGTAATTGACATCCCCCTTATTGCCGACGCTGACACAGGGTATGGAAACGAGATCAACGTGCGCCGCACCGTCGATGAATACGAGCGAGCGGGCGTCGATGCTATCCAGATCGAGGACCAACTCTTTCCCAAAAAATGTGGCCACTTCGAGAGGAAACAGCTCATCCCCGCTTCAGACTTTGCTGTGAAGGTTGAGGCAGCCGTCGACGTTCGTGAGAGCGACAGTTTTCTTGTCATCGCACGCACGGACGCCATCGCCACCGATGGTATCGAAGCGGCGATTCGGCGGGCTAAACTCTATAAACGGGCGGGTGCGGACGTCCTTTTCATCGAGGCACCGACACAGCGTGAGGAGATGGAACGCATCACCGAGGAGGTACCCGGGCCTCTGCTCGTGAATATGGCCGCGAAAGGGAAAACTCCACAAATGTCGGCTGAATCCCTCGAACAAATCGGCTACGACATGGCAATCTATCCAACAGACGCATTTATGTCCGCACTGAAGACGATTCGAGAGACCTACGAAACGCTGCTCAAGACGGGAAGTCAGGAGCGTATCGTTGACGGAATGGTCGAGTGGGAAACGCGCAACAGAATAACGGAGCTCAACGATATCACGGCTCTGGAGGATCACTACAGCGAATCTGCGGATCGCTATGCCGAAATCTATGACTCACTCTGA